A region of the Echeneis naucrates chromosome 22, fEcheNa1.1, whole genome shotgun sequence genome:
ttcaattttatttaattttttttaagaataaaaaccCAGTTCAGCTGGAGAGAACCATGAAGGTAAACTGTTGAGACTCCAACAAATTCAACATTCTCAGATGTTCACAATGCGTTCCGGTGCTCCAGAGCCTTTAATGTGCTTAATTTAATCAAATctctgaaaatattcaaaacataAATTTCCCAGAATTTTCAGCTGGTTCTCAGCTGATGGGCCATCAATATCCTAATAGTGCTCTTCTAAAGTCAACTTtatgtaagaaaaagaaaatgacagcaaaCTTTACTGACAGAAccatttttgtgtgaatgtgtgtgtactgaTTGGCTCACCGGGGTTGATCAGGTTTTAGTCCTGAGGGGTCGATTCCTCCTAGTCTCAGTCAATAACTCGTCCCGGATGTCCAGATGTGGTCAAACGATGGAACTAATTTTCTGTCATTCAACTAACAGCAGTTCTCTTAACCATTGTACCTGCAGGCATCCGGTGTGACAGTGAACGACGAGGTCATCAGGGTGTTTAATGACATGAAGGTGAGGAAGTCTTCGACCCAGGATgaggtgaagaagaggaagaaggcagTCCTGTTCTGCCTGAGCGAGGACAGGAAGAAGATCATTGTGGAAGAGGGGAAGCAGATTCTAGTGGGGGACATCGGAGAGACGGTGGACGACCCCTACGCCTGCTTTGTCAAGCTCCTCCCCCTAAATGACTGCAGATACGGCCTGTACGATGCCACCTACGAGACCAAGGAGTCCAAGAAGG
Encoded here:
- the cfl2 gene encoding cofilin-2 translates to MASGVTVNDEVIRVFNDMKVRKSSTQDEVKKRKKAVLFCLSEDRKKIIVEEGKQILVGDIGETVDDPYACFVKLLPLNDCRYGLYDATYETKESKKEDLVFIFWAPESAPLKSKMIYASSKDAIKKKFTGIKHEWQVNGLDDIQDRSTLAEKLGGNVVVSLEGKPL